Genomic DNA from bacterium:
AGTCGCAGGCGGAGACGTTGGCTGGTTCCATTCCAAAAAGATGCACAAGAGGCTGAGAAACAGCAGACAGCAGCCTCGCACTCCGATCCCCTGGAAGAAGTGGAGAAGCAGGAGCGCATCCAGCAGGTGCGACAGGCGCTGGCGCGCCTGCCTGCGGATCAACGTCTGGCGATGATTCTGCATCGCTATGAGGGCTTGTCTTATCAGGAGATCGCTGAGGCGACGAAGAGCAGCGTAGCGGCGGTCGAATCGCGGCTGCATCGAGCGAGAAAAAAAATGCGGCTATTTTTATCAGCCTATGTGGAAAAAACTTGAAAAAAGCGCAAGAAAAACGCTTGTGCGGTGTTTAACATTCAGAGAACAAGATGAAGAGCTGCAAAATGAAAAAACAGCTGTCCGCTTATCTGGACGGCGAATTGGATCCGCAAACGAATGCCGCGGTGGAGCGGCACCTGGTCGAATGCCCTGATTGCCGGCAGCTGCTGCAAGAGTGGTCCGGCATGGACGATTTGTTGGAGCTTGATCGCTGTGAAATCTCTGATCCGTATCTGTTGACCCGCGTGCGTGCGCAGGTGCGCAGGAAGACGGAGCGGACAGCAGCCATCGTTCGTTGGCTGAGGCGGTCTTTTGCCCCGGCGCTGACGGCCGCAGGTTTGCTGATCGGTTTCCTCATCGGCAACGGCTTGAGCGAATCTCTGGTTGCGCCGACCATCGATCCATCTGCTGCGGTTGATGAAACAGGCCTTTGGTCTGACGCGCAATCGCTTTTCAACCGCTACGCTGAGGTGTTCGAACAAGAGCCAGGCACAGGAGAACAAGATGATTAATTGGAAGAACCTCTTTTTGCTCTTCTCTCTGGCCGTCAACATCGCTGCCGCAGCCACCCTGGCCTATTTTTGGGGACGGCACGATGAGATGCGACGGCTGCCGGCTTTGCTGCAACGGCCTGACCGAACCGTAAATTCTTCTGCCCCGTTGTGGAAGACGATGGGGCTTCGGCATTCGCAAAGAGAGGAATTGGCCAAGCTGCGCGCACCGTTCAACGAACGAATGCGTTCGCTTCGCTTGCAACTCCAGGCAAACCGTCATCGGCTGATGCAGCTTTTGCTTATGAACCCCACGGCAGCGGATTCGATTCAATTTCTCCTCCGGCAGATGGCGGAGGATCAGACGCAGCTGGACCGCAGCACGGTTGAACACTTGTTAAAGTTGCGACCCCATCTGGATGAACGTCAATGGCGTTTGATGGTGCAAGCCCTGGACCGGGAAAGACATCCGAGCCGCGGGATGAGGCGCCCGGGTCCGTTTAAACGAATAGAACCATAGGAGAAAATTATGAAAAAGATGATAATGGGATTGGTGATAATCATTCTGGCGCTGGATGCGACCCTGTTAACAGCGCAACCTGCTCAGTTCCGCCGCGACGGCGATTTCGACCGGCAACAGGGTTTTCTGGCCTTGAATTTGTCCGAAACGCAGAAACAGGCCATGCGGGAATTACGTAGAAAGCATGAGAAAGAACTGATCCCGCTGCGCAGCCAATGGCAGTCCGTGGGCCTCGACGTGGAGGCGGCGTTGGAGGCGGAAGAGCCGGATCTGGCCAAAATCAACCGTCTGGTCGATGAAAAGAGCAAGATTCGTGCAGAGATCACCAAGAAACGGATTGCTCATCGTCTTGCCATGGTCAAGCTGTTGACCCCGGAGCAGCGCAAGATCTGGCGCGATCGCCAGGGAAAGGAGTGGGGAAGAGGCTGGGATAGAGACTGGAGAAAAGGCTGGGGAAGGGGCTGGGATAGATGGATGGACGGCGATTGGCAAGATCGCATTAACAGAGGTCCTTTTGGCTGGCGCATGCAGGATAAACCGCTTGCCGGAGAAAAATAAGAAAAGCACGAATAGCGGTCGCTCTCATTCGAGAAGGGGCCTGGCGCATTATGCGCCAGGCCCCGAGCTTTATTGCCTGCCTATGATCGCTTTTCCTGTGGAAGGGAAAAACCGCTAACACGGGTTAACGCAGAGGGTTCTATATTTATGCAGCTGAATAGGTGGAACCAATTCACCGGTTTTCCGTTAATTATAATGATAAGCAGGAATATTGCTTTGCTTTTTTATTCACAATTGGTTATATTGTCTGCAGAGACAAGTCTTTTTTTAAGGAGGCATTTTATGTACAGTAAATTCAAGTTGTTGTTCGTCGTATTCGTAGCGCTTGTAGCCAGCCTCAGCCTGACAAGCTGCTACACCCAACTTGCGCGATATGACATCGAGCAGGAGCGCAATGGTGAAGGGTATGCAGACAATTCATCCTATGAAGGGGATGAAGAAGCGATAGAGGAAGCAACCCCTGACACGGTCATCATTCACAAACACGGCACTACGGTTCACACCCACTGGCCGGTTCTGTATGATGTCTGGTGGTATGAGCCCTACTGGTACTATGGTGGGTATGATTGGTGGCGATGGCATCACCGCTGGGATCCATGGTATGGATATTCGGGTTTCTGGGGCGATCCTTTCTTCTGGCCTTCTTTCAGCTATTACGGAGGGTGGGGTTATTACGGTTCATCCTGGGGTCCCTATTGGGGCTACGGGTATGGTCCGGACTGGTATGGCCCAGGCAAAGAATATTGGGGCAATTACGGACGTCGTGACTTTGACCGGCGTGGAATCTCGCCCCGGGCCTTTGATCATAGGGGCTCACTGGTTCATCACCCCGGGGCTATGGAGACGAAATCCTCCGCCACGGAAGACCGAACTATGGTGCCGCGCCGCAGCGATGGAGCGGTCTCGCGGTCGCAGAGCGACTCCAAGAGTTCCACCGGCCAACCTGCTGTCAAACGCACCACTCCGACTCGCCGCACCAATGACGATAGCAAAACCATTGAGAAAAGATCAACGCCCAGCCGCAAAAGTTCGGATCAAAACGTACGTCGTTCCACAGGATCTTCTGATTCCTCATCCAAGACCGGTGTGCGCGAAAATGCGCGGCGTTCGAGCTCTTCCAGCTCCAGCAGCTCTGGAACCGACCGTTCGAGTTCGAGTTCAACCGGCCGAAGCAGCGTGTCCCGTTCCGGGTCATCCAGCTCATCCAGCTCTTCGAGTTCCAGCGGCAGCAGCAGCAGTGGAGGGCACAGCAGCAGCGGCAGTTCCCGTTCCAGCGGTTCTTCCTCAGGCGGACGCCATCGATAGAGCGCATGACAGGAACGGGTGAATTTTTACATTTGTTCAGACAGGAGAAGGGTATGTTCTCGAAATTTTTACAAACTGCGCTTGTTTGCCTTGGAATTTTCGCTGTCACGGACTGCAGAGCTCAGGAGCACGTCCTCTTTTGGGGCCAGGAATTGGGGGTGGGCGCCCGGGCGATTGGACTTGGCGGCGCCTATGTGGGTGTGGCCGACGACTATTCCGCGGTCTATTGGAATCCATCCGGCCTGGGTCAGGTACGACGCATGGAGTTCAATCTGGGCTTCAGTCATAACAGCGTTTCCAATTCTGCCAACTTTATGGGCAACGAGTTGGAAGGCACCGCCTCTTCTTCGCGTCTGAACTCACTGGGTTTTATCTTTCCGGTGCCGACCTATCGCGGCAGTCTGGTGTTCGGCTTTGGCTATCACAAGGTGCGCGATTTCGACAATGTGCTGGACATCGAGGGATTCAATCCTCAATATGCCGCCTTTGCCGACATCGTGGTTCCGACCTACGACGGCTGGGTCACCGATGTGAATGATTCGCTCTTTCAGCAGGAGTCTATTCTGGAAGAGGGCAGCCGCAACCACTACACTCTTTCCGGCGCCATCGAGCTGCAGCAGAATTTATTCGTGGGAGCATCGCTGAACATCATCCGCGGTAGGGATGATTACGGCATCCATTTCGTGGAGAGCGATACGAAGAATCTGTACCGTTTCTATGATGAGGCCAACAAGATCGTCTCTGATTTGGATTATTGGCAGTACGACCGCACCATCGGTTCAGACTTTAGCGCCACCAATCTCAAACTGGGGGTGCTGTATAATCCGATCAAATCTCTGCGCATCGGCGCCACCATGACCACTAACACCGAATACGAGATTAAGGAAAACTGGGGCGAGGCGTGGAGGGAGTACTATGACACGGCTGATGAGGCCGCAGTCTATGACTATCAAAGCAATTACACCTACAAGCTGAAAGAACCCTTCGCCATGGGCGTCGGCATGTCGTATCGACTGGCCAATGCGATGTTGGCCGCTTCGGTGGATTATCAGAACTGGAGCGAGGCCAAGTTCCTCTCCGATCCTCCAGTAGCCTCGGTGTCCCAAGCGGAGATCAATCGATACATCCGCCAAGAGCTGACCTCCACCACTTCGGTGCATCTCGGCGCCGAGATGTACCTGCCGATGATCAAGGCGCGGCTGCGCGGTGGGTATTTCAATCAGCCCTCGCCGTATAAAAATAAAGAGCTGCATCCAAGTAGAAGTTTTTACAGCGGGGGCTTGTCGCTGATGATGGACAAACAGGTGATGCTCGATTTCGCCTATGTCACCGGCGGGTGGAAGCAGGAAAGCTCCGATGATCTGACCTATGCTGCTACGCGGGAGGACAAAGATTTCAGCAAATTGATCGGCACGGTGCTCATCCGTTTCTAGGCCGAACGTTGGGCTCCGCCATCTCATCCGAGTACACCCCGTGGTCTTGTTTTCCACGGGGTGTTTGTTATTTCTGTTCTTCCGCAAAAGGAC
This window encodes:
- a CDS encoding periplasmic heavy metal sensor, producing the protein MINWKNLFLLFSLAVNIAAAATLAYFWGRHDEMRRLPALLQRPDRTVNSSAPLWKTMGLRHSQREELAKLRAPFNERMRSLRLQLQANRHRLMQLLLMNPTAADSIQFLLRQMAEDQTQLDRSTVEHLLKLRPHLDERQWRLMVQALDRERHPSRGMRRPGPFKRIEP
- a CDS encoding Spy/CpxP family protein refolding chaperone translates to MKKMIMGLVIIILALDATLLTAQPAQFRRDGDFDRQQGFLALNLSETQKQAMRELRRKHEKELIPLRSQWQSVGLDVEAALEAEEPDLAKINRLVDEKSKIRAEITKKRIAHRLAMVKLLTPEQRKIWRDRQGKEWGRGWDRDWRKGWGRGWDRWMDGDWQDRINRGPFGWRMQDKPLAGEK
- a CDS encoding sigma-70 family RNA polymerase sigma factor, with translation SRRRRRWLVPFQKDAQEAEKQQTAASHSDPLEEVEKQERIQQVRQALARLPADQRLAMILHRYEGLSYQEIAEATKSSVAAVESRLHRARKKMRLFLSAYVEKT